A part of Gossypium hirsutum isolate 1008001.06 chromosome A07, Gossypium_hirsutum_v2.1, whole genome shotgun sequence genomic DNA contains:
- the LOC107919915 gene encoding serine carboxypeptidase 24, with protein MYSLPYNSTVLALGFIFKRVVAKMVAAVQSKGFVISICYSLFLFGIVAANAVPKQQELDRISSLPGQPPVGFSQFSGYVTVNEKHGRGLFYWFTEATRVPEKKPLLLWLNGGPGCSSVAYGASEEIGPFRINKTGSSLYLNKYSWNMEANILFLESPAGVGFSYTNTSSDLKDSGDDRTAQDALIFLTRWMSRFPAYKHREFYIAGESYAGHYVPQLAKKIHDYNKAHSNPIINLKGFMVGNAVTDNYYDSIGTVTFWWSHSMISDRTYKSIMKHCNFTAEKSSTRCDDAVSYAINHEFGDIDQYSIYTPSCLALTNKSARHIRLGNTLLHRQISGYDPCTENYAEKYYNRPDVQKAMHANTTGIPYKWTACSDVLIKNWNDSENSMLPIYKELIAAGLRIWVFSGDTDSVVPVTATRFSLSHLNRHIKTPWYPWYSGNQVGGWTEVYEGLTFATVRGAGHEVPLFQPRRAFILFRSFLRGEKLPNSR; from the exons atgtattcACTACCATATAACTCTACGGTTTTAGCCTTAGGCTTCATTTTCAAAAGGGTGGTTGCAAAAATGGTAGCAGCAGTTCAAAGCAAAGGCTTTGTCATCTCTATTTGTTATAGTCTTTTCTTATTTGGCATTGTTGCTGCTAATGCTGTACCAAAACAACAAGAACTGGATCGAATTTCATCACTTCCAGGGCAACCACCGGTGGGGTTTTCACAGTTTTCAGGCTATGTTACTGTGAATGAAAAACATGGGCGAGGTCTATTTTACTGGTTCACTGAAGCTACTAGAGTTCCTGAGAAGAAACCTCTTCTTCTTTGGCTCAATGGAG GACCAGGTTGCTCATCAGTGGCATATGGAGCATCAGAGGAAATCGGACCATTTCGGATTAATAAAACTGGCTCATCCCTTTATCTTAACAAATATTCATGGAATATGG AAGCAAACATTCTATTCCTGGAATCACCTGCTGGAGTTGGATTCTCCTACACAAATACGAGCTCCGATCTTAAAGACTCTGGTGACGACCGGACAG CTCAGGATGCTCTTATATTTCTCACCAGATGGATGTCAAGGTTTCCGGCCTACAAGCACCGAGAATTTTACATTGCCGGAGAAAGTTATGCAG GGCATTATGTTCCCCAGTTGGCCAAAAAAATCCATGATTACAATAAAGCTCACTCAAATCCAATCATCAATCTTAAAGGATTTATG GTAGGAAATGCTGTGACAGACAATTACTATGACAGTATTGGAACTGTTACGTTTTGGTGGAGCCATTCCATGATATCAGATAGAACATATAAATCCATCATGAAACACTGCAATTTCACTGCAGAAAAAAGCTCTACAAGATGTGATGATGCTGTGAGTTATGCTATTAACCATGAGTTCGGAGACATCGATCAATACAGCATTTATACACCGTCTTGCTTGGCATTAACAAACAAATCAGCCAGGCATATTAGGCTTGGAAACACTCTTTTGCATCGACAGATTTCGGGTTACGATCCGTGTACCGAGAACTATGCCGAGAAGTACTATAATCGACCAGATGTGCAAAAGGCTATGCATGCAAATACTACTGGAATTCCTTATAAATGGACTGCTTGCAG TGATGTTCTCATAAAAAACTGGAATGATTCTGAAAATTCAATGCTACCAATATACAAAGAGCTCATTGCAGCAGGTCTAAGGATATGGGTTTTcag TGGAGACACAGATTCAGTAGTACCTGTGACAGCCACCAGGTTTTCCCTTAGCCATCTCAACCGCCATATCAAAACACCATGGTATCCTTGGTATTCTGGCAATCAG GTTGGAGGATGGACAGAGGTTTATGAAGGGCTAACTTTTGCAACAGTGAGGGGAGCTGGCCATGAAGTTCCACTATTTCAACCTAGGAGAGCTTTCATTCTTTTCAGGTCCTTCTTGAGAGGGGAAAAATTGCCAAACTCTAGATGA